A window of Rhododendron vialii isolate Sample 1 chromosome 11a, ASM3025357v1 contains these coding sequences:
- the LOC131308339 gene encoding G-type lectin S-receptor-like serine/threonine-protein kinase RKS1 produces the protein MNPEKWVFNLLLPFLFIRFCTSIDTLTPTQFIKDGDVLVSSGETFAIGFFSPENSSRRYVGIWYYKISEQTIVWVANRDRPINGTSGVLSLNRDGNLVIYDNTRNSTIWQTNASVVSYSARLLDSGNLVLFQGDRGSGGVVWQSFYHPTNTLLPNMKLGLDKRTGLECFLTSWKSRDDPGTGEYSYRVETNEFPQLIVFKGSTRVWRIPAWLKPRRNDEAETTASSILNSTYVNNRDQVYAFYTPINASTLLTTFVDEFGSLKFLTWVGKWVEFYSIPGDQCVAYGRCGSYGYCDSNNRPDFECTCLPGYKPRSAEEWYLRDASGGCIKERKALSMCGNGEGFVKVVNTNIPDTYKARLLMNLSMHECKDECLRKCSCLAYASEAEGGERANCITWYENLMDVRKSVTWCLGGRLDLYVRVDAVELAQRMKSRRIKHKKVAVVVVASVVLTSLLFIILVCWLEMKKRRRGIDIQDSDEENIELPIFDMVTILGATNNFSDKNKIGEGGFGSVYKGHLSTGKDIAVKRLSRDSKQGLKEFKNEVLLIAKLQHRNLVRLLGCCIYGEERMLVYEYMPNGSLDSFIFDITQSKLLTWSRRLDIIIGIARGTLYLHQDSRLRVIHRDLKASNVLLDSEMNPKISDFGLARAFRGDQSSAKTKRVVGTYGYMAPEYAIDGLFSSKSDIFSFGVIVLEIMSGKRNRKFHHTDHDLNLLGHAWKLWIDGKAFELIDPMMEGSFPMSKVLRCIQIGLLCVQKCPEDRPTMSSVVLMLVSDIVVLPQPKQPGFYIERSSKETHERSPAQSSPSINDVTMTQLEAR, from the exons ATGAATCCCGAAAAATGGGTCTTCAATTTACTgcttccatttcttttcatcAGATTTTGCACTTCCATTGACACCTTAACTCCAACCCAATTCATCAAGGATGGCGACGTTTTGGTATCCAGTGGTGAAACCTTCGCAATTGGATTTTTCAGTCCGGAAAATTCCAGTCGCAGGTACGTTGGAATATGGTATTACAAGATTTCAGAACAAACTATCGTTTGGGTGGCCAATAGGGATAGACCAATCAACGGTACCTCCGGCGTTCTATCCCTCAACCGGGATGGAAACCTTGTCATCTACGACAATACCCGAAATTCTACCATTTGGCAGACAAATGCATCAGTAGTTTCTTATTCAGCTCGACTCTTGGATTCGGGAAATTTGGTGTTGTTCCAAGGAGATAGGGGGAGTGGTGGTGTTGTTTGGCAAAGTTTCTATCATCCTACGAATACCCTGTTGCCAAACATGAAGCTTGGGTTGGATAAGAGGACCGGTCTTGAATGTTTTCTCACATCGTGGAAGTCGAGAGACGACCCTGGTACAGGAGAATACTCCTATCGGGTCGAAACGAATGAGTTTCCTCAGTTGATAGTATTCAAGGGCTCAACCCGAGTCTGGCGGATACCCGCATGGTTAAAACCCCGTAGGAATGACGAGGCTGAGACCACGGCAAGTTCCATACTCAATTCAACTTACGTGAACAATCGCGACCAAGTCTATGCGTTTTACACCCCGATCAATGCGTCAACCCTGTTGACAACGTTTGTGGATGAATTCGGTTCTTTAAAATTCCTGACATGGGTCGGCAAATGGGTCGAGTTCTATTCGATCCCTGGAGACCAATGCGTTGCTTACGGCCGGTGTGGTTCTTATGGGTACTGCGACTCAAACAACAGGCCAGATTTTGAGTGTACGTGCCTTCCGGGATACAAGCCCAGGTCGGCAGAGGAGTGGTACCTACGGGATGCCTCGGGCGGGTGCATCAAGGAGCGCAAGGCACTTTCCATGTGTGGAAACGGAGAAGGGTTTGTCAAGGTTGTGAACACAAATATTCCGGATACGTACAAGGCACGTTTGTTGATGAACCTAAGCATGCATGAGTGCAAGGATGAGTGCTTGAGAAAGTGTTCTTGCTTGGCTTACGCGAGCGAAGcagaaggaggagagagagcgaACTGCATCACTTGGTATGAAAATTTGATGGATGTGAGAAAATCCGTGACATGGTGCCTTGGAGGCAGACTAGACTTGTATGTACGGGTTGATGCGGTTGAATTAG CTCAACGTATGAAATCCAGGAGAATAAAGCACAAAAAGGTTGCTGTAGTTGTGGTGGCATCAGTTGTCTTAACATCACTCCTATTTATCATCTTAGTTTGTTGGTTGGAGATGAAGAAGCGAAGAAGAG GGATAGACATTCAAGACAGTGATGAAGAAAACATAGAATTGCCCATCTTTGATATGGTCACCATTTTAGGGGCAACTAACAACTTttctgataaaaataaaattggagaaGGGGGTTTTGGCTCTGTTTACAAG GGTCATCTATCAACTGGAAAAGACATAGCTGTCAAGCGACTTTCGAGGGACTCCAAACAAGGTCTTAAGGAATTCAAAAACGAGGTTCTTTTGATCGCAAAACTTCAACACCGTAATCTAGTTAGGCTGTTGGGATGTTGCATCTACGGAGAAGAACGAATGCTAGTTTATGAGTACATGCCTAATGGAAGCTTAGATTCCTTCATTTTTG ATATAACACAAAGCAAATTGCTCACATGGAGTAGGCGCCTGGATATCATTATTGGGATTGCTAGGGGTactctttatcttcatcaaGATTCAAGGTTGAGAGTCATTCATAGGGATCTTAAAGCTAGCAATGTGCTACTTGATAGTGAGATGAATCCcaaaatttcagattttggcTTGGCTAGGGCTTTTAGAGGTGATCAGTCATccgcaaaaacaaaaagggtggTCGGAACTTA TGGTTACATGGCTCCCGAATATGCAATCGATGGCCTATTTTCATCAAAATCAGATATTTTTAGCTTTGGAGTCATAGTTTTGGAGATAATGAGTGGCAAAAGGAATAGAAAATTCCATCACACAGACCATGATCTAAACCTTCTTGGACAT GCATGGAAACTTTGGATTGATGGAAAGGCTTTTGAATTAATAGATCCAATGATGGAGGGTTCATTTCCAATGTCTAAGGTGTTGAGATGTATACAGATTGGTCTCCTATGCGTGCAGAAATGCCCTGAAGACAGGCCGACTATGTCATCTGTGGTCTTAATGTTGGTTTCAGATATTGTAGTTTTGCCCCAACCCAAGCAACCTGGCTTTTATATTGAGAGGAGTTCCAAAGAGACGCATGAACGTTCGCCGGCTCAAAGTTCTCCGAGTATCAATGATGTGACAATGACCCAGCTAGAGGCTCGCTAA
- the LOC131307032 gene encoding LOW QUALITY PROTEIN: cysteine-rich receptor-like protein kinase 37 (The sequence of the model RefSeq protein was modified relative to this genomic sequence to represent the inferred CDS: deleted 1 base in 1 codon; substituted 1 base at 1 genomic stop codon): MVNLVWATNNFSVINKVGQGGFGSVYNGHLPTGKDIIVKXLSRNSKQGLKEFKNDVILIAKLQHHNLVRLLGCCILDEEQMLVYEYMPIRSLDSFIFDIISGITMGILYLHQDSRLRVIHRDLKASNVLLDSEMNPKISNFGLVRAFEVIKSFVKTKRMVGT; encoded by the exons ATGGTCAACCTTGTATGGGCAACTAACAACTTTTCTGTTATAAATAAAGTTGGACAAGGGGGTTTCGGCTCTGTTTACa ATGGGCATTTACCAACCGGAAAAGACATAATTGTCAAGTGACTTTCGAGGAACTCCAAACAAGGTCTTAAGGAATTCAAAAACGATGTTATTTTGATCGCTAAACTTCAACACCATAACCTAGTTAGGCTTTTGGGATGTTGCATTCTCGATGAAGAACAAATGCTAGTTTACGAGTACATGCCGATTAGAAGCTTGGATTCCTTCATTTTTG ATATCATTAGTGGAATTACTATGGGGATTCTTTATCTTCATCAAGATTCGAGATTGAGAGTCATTCATAGAGATCTTAAAGCTAGCAATGTGCTACTTGATAGTGAGATGAAtcccaaaatttcaaattttggcttgGTTAGGGCTTTT GAGGTGATCAAGTCATtcgtaaaaacaaaaaggatggTCGGAACTTAG